Genomic segment of Candidatus Cloacimonadota bacterium:
CTTCTTGAAAAATGTTAATCCCTAAACTCACTTTTCTAATTATTAGTACCTTTCAACATCGTTTTGAAACAAGAAGGCGACTTGAAAAGAAGTTTTATTTCAACTCCTCGCTGTTCTTACAAATCGAAACTGTAATAACTACTGCAGATAAAACGGAAGTTGAATAATGAAAAAACGGATCATAATTGTTGAAGATGAAATAATAATCGCTGAAGATATTAAACAATATTTAATAAAATTTGGTTATGAAGTTGTCGGAATGGCAGATAATGGAGAGGAAGCAATCAAATTAGCAAAGGAATTAATACCAGATATGCTGTTTGTCGATATCAGGCTGCATGGTGATATGTCAGGAGTTGATGCTGCCAGAGAAATCCATCACCAATTAGAGATTCCGATCGTTTTCCTGACTGCTTAT
This window contains:
- a CDS encoding response regulator, coding for MKKRIIIVEDEIIIAEDIKQYLIKFGYEVVGMADNGEEAIKLAKELIPDMLFVDIRLHGDMSGVDAAREIHHQLEIPIVFLTAYADDDILEKAAESFPYGYLLKPIRERELYATLKMAFNKIENENKILNELAAAPKNIIVPQKKEKVNIFRKTFNKIFSR